The following are encoded in a window of Actinomycetota bacterium genomic DNA:
- a CDS encoding MerR family transcriptional regulator, which yields MAEHGYRVPDVTKIVGISYRQLDYWARTGLVRPSVKDAQGSGSQRLYSFQDLALLKLIKRMLDSGMNLRQIRTAMRTLRDLKRPALGTTLVSDGNRIYSVESPEEVVDLLASGQGVFAIAVDKVWTDLEGTLAKASRKKGRGARAAGGA from the coding sequence ATGGCCGAGCACGGATACCGCGTGCCCGACGTGACCAAGATCGTTGGCATCAGCTACCGCCAGCTCGACTATTGGGCACGAACGGGCCTGGTTCGACCGTCCGTCAAGGACGCGCAGGGATCGGGAAGCCAACGGCTCTATTCATTTCAGGACCTGGCGCTCCTCAAGCTCATCAAGCGGATGCTCGACAGCGGCATGAACCTCCGTCAGATCCGCACCGCGATGCGGACGCTCCGCGACCTGAAGAGGCCCGCTCTCGGAACCACCCTGGTATCCGACGGGAACCGTATCTACTCGGTGGAGTCCCCCGAAGAGGTCGTGGACCTGCTCGCCAGTGGCCAGGGGGTGTTCGCGATCGCCGTTGACAAGGTATGGACCGATCTCGAGGGAACCCTGGCGAAGGCAAGCCGGAAGAAGGGCCGCGGAGCCCGCGCCGCCGGAGGGGCGTGA
- a CDS encoding CAP domain-containing protein, which yields MRAPLHAARATPATPANRRRILVVAVVMVAMFILSVAEGPVAGADGDGYRQKLLRLLNQTRASHGLGLLKIDRSLSDDARVHTHRMVREDQVYDPYNLAAILSDYAWDDVGADVVGCAATIPRLHKAWMNHDAHRVILLNGNLRRVGIGVVQNDTRNHCGRGSIWATEIFYG from the coding sequence ATGCGCGCACCGTTGCATGCTGCCCGCGCAACGCCTGCAACACCCGCAAACCGACGGCGAATCCTCGTTGTCGCCGTCGTGATGGTGGCGATGTTCATACTGAGCGTCGCCGAGGGTCCTGTCGCCGGTGCCGATGGCGACGGATACCGGCAGAAGCTTCTTCGGCTCTTGAACCAGACTCGTGCGAGCCACGGTCTGGGCCTTCTGAAGATCGATCGCTCGCTCTCGGACGACGCGCGCGTTCACACGCACAGGATGGTCCGAGAGGATCAGGTCTACGACCCGTACAACCTCGCGGCGATCTTGTCGGACTACGCGTGGGACGACGTCGGTGCCGACGTCGTCGGATGCGCCGCGACGATCCCGCGACTGCACAAAGCGTGGATGAACCACGACGCACATCGAGTGATCCTGTTGAACGGCAACCTGCGTCGCGTCGGCATCGGCGTGGTCCAAAACGACACGAGGAACCACTGTGGTCGTGGCTCGATATGGGCCACCGAGATCTTCTACGGCTGA
- a CDS encoding bifunctional nuclease family protein has product MVEMTLAGVRIELPTNSPIVLLREASGERFLPIWIGQPEAAAIAIALQGVVTPRPMTHDLLKNILDEMAVQVESIVISELRDGTFYAVINMQRNGSSHEVSSRPSDAIALAVRLGCKIFANEEVLSEASILIPNEGEDDEEVEKFREFLENVNPEDFQ; this is encoded by the coding sequence TTGGTCGAGATGACGCTGGCGGGCGTGCGGATCGAGCTCCCGACCAACTCACCCATCGTTCTGCTCCGCGAGGCGTCGGGCGAGCGCTTCCTTCCGATCTGGATCGGGCAGCCCGAGGCCGCCGCGATCGCCATCGCGCTCCAGGGAGTGGTGACGCCGCGCCCCATGACGCACGACCTGCTGAAGAACATCCTCGACGAGATGGCGGTTCAGGTGGAGAGCATCGTCATCAGCGAGCTCCGAGACGGGACGTTCTACGCGGTGATCAACATGCAACGAAACGGAAGCTCGCACGAGGTTTCATCGCGGCCGTCCGACGCCATAGCCCTCGCCGTTCGATTGGGCTGCAAGATCTTCGCGAACGAAGAGGTGCTGTCTGAGGCGTCCATCCTCATCCCGAACGAGGGGGAGGACGACGAGGAGGTCGAGAAGTTCCGCGAGTTTCTGGAGAACGTCAACCCCGAAGACTTCCAATGA